The proteins below are encoded in one region of Triticum aestivum cultivar Chinese Spring chromosome 1B, IWGSC CS RefSeq v2.1, whole genome shotgun sequence:
- the LOC123079850 gene encoding translation initiation factor IF-2, with protein sequence MVLRREAGLVKIVPQQKKRPPPPHDLLLLPHDLLLLLPQPRRSPPAAAPFTAASRRGSPGASQLREPAPPRVAASARALHRCLAPRVAGSLPAAGARPTAGRRLRPRPSPLPCAAGRREPPSRGSPPHRGSPPPPAPFTAASRRQSHGKRPRVVGSLPAAGAAPPRVAASAKPPLRHRHAATLPLRRSRKISEICSPSNSYFEVLLLTCLHWRKGTGLIGTTDGHRCKNSSPQR encoded by the exons ATGGTACTACGACGGGAGGCTGGGCTTG TAAAAATCGTCCCGCAGCAAAAAAAACGCCCCCCACCCCCGCACGACCTCCTCCTTCTcccgcacgacctcctcctcctcctcccgcagccgcGTCGTTCGCCTCCCGCAGCCGCGCCCTTCACCGCTGCCTCGCGCCGCGGGTCGCCGGGAGCCTCCCAGCTGCGGGAGCCCGCCCCACCGCgggtcgccgcctccgcccgcgcccTTCACCGCTGCCTCGCGCCGCGGGTCGCCGGGAGCCTCCCAGCTGCGGGAGCCCGCCCCACCGCgggtcgccgcctccgcccgcgcccTTCACCGCTGCCTTGCGCCGCGGGTCGCCGGGAGCCTCCCAGCCGTGGGAGCCCGCCCCACCGCgggtcgccgcctccgcccgcgcccTTCACCGCTGCCTCGCGCCGCCAGAGCCACGGGAAGCGGCCGCGGGTCGTCGGGAGCCTCccagccgccggagccgccccgccgcggGTCGCCGCCTCCGCCAAGCCGCCACTCCGCCACCGCCACGCAGCCACGCTGCCACTCCGCCGGAGTCGCAA GATTTCGGAAATTTGTAGTCCAAGCAACTCATATTTTGAAGTTTTGTTGCTTACATGTCTCCATTGGAGAAAAGGGACCGGGCTAATTGGAACTACAGATGGCCACCGATGTAAGAACTCATCTCCACAGAGGTAA
- the LOC123079859 gene encoding uncharacterized protein codes for MHIVRSHDPLNQLIVLGIRAAVLRTAGSIPVPRPAGALIPAPGIGAAGPSSSAPGLPSSIAHLFHRKLDPDAGNYSKWRQLFYVICCRHNVQHHLDIAANPRHQSAVWRNDDLTLVLWMYEVITEDLQDVVMSPTSTAYNVWVQLHVLFRDNASGRAIILEAEFRNLVQGDMSIAEYSRRLKARSARSASSSPTRRSPSSSSAASAAVSRSWRPSCRCRTPFLPSSKPVRACSWRSSPRTNAPGWMGKGLARPPLSPSALLPIAALIVAPLPPVTWARGPSHLQ; via the exons ATGCACATCGTGCGCTCTCACGATCCACTTAACCAGCTGATCGTT CTTGGTATCAGAGCGGCCGTACTGCGCACCGCGGGTAGCATTCCCGTGCCCCGTCCTGCCGGTGCCTTGATCCCGGCACCCGGCATCGGCGCCGCCGGACCCTCGTCCTCAGCACCCGGGCTGCCTTCCTCCATCGCCCACCTCTTCCATCGGAAGCTCGACCCTGACGCGGGTAATTACTCGAAGTGGCGCCAGCTTTTTTATGTCATATGTTGTCGGCATAACGTGCAGCACCACCTCGACATCGCGGCCAACCCACGTCACCAGAGCGCCGTCTGGCGCAACGACGATCTGACGCTCGTGCTGTGGATGTACGAGGTCATCACCGAGGACCTCCAGGACGTCGTCATGTCCCCCACGAGCACGGCGTACAACGTCTGGGTGCAGCTCCACGTGCTCTTCCGGGACAACGCCTCGGGTCGCGCCATCATCCTCGAAGCGGAGTTCCGCAACCTAGTGCAAGGCGACATGTCCATCGCCGAGTATAGCCGCCGTCTGAAGGCGCGCTCAGCGAGGTCGGCGTCCTCATCACCGACCAGGCGCTCACCCTCCAGCTCATCCGCGGCCTCAGCCGCCGTTTCCAGGTCATGGCGACCCTCCTGCCGATGCAGAACCCCTTTCCTACCTTCGTCCAAGCCCGTTCGCGCCTGCTCATGGAGGAGCTCTCCGCGAACGAACGCGCCCGGCTGGATGGGCAAGGGTCTGGCGCGCCCACCGCTCTCGCCATCGGCCCTGCTTCCGATCGCGGCGCTGATCGTGGCCCCGCTCCCGCCGGTGACATGGGCAAGGGGCCCGTCTCATCTCCAGTAG